In one window of Camelus bactrianus isolate YW-2024 breed Bactrian camel chromosome 29, ASM4877302v1, whole genome shotgun sequence DNA:
- the MTFR1 gene encoding mitochondrial fission regulator 1 isoform X2 encodes MIQCPRVQFQLTSPTAEWSPSHPGEDAVASFADVGWVAREEGECSTRRRTQVRSRQPLQDDFPFLEKPPSRQFSLPDLSPKECQLQSTTLANEEALQKICALENELAALRAQIAKIVTLQEQQNLSAGDLESATAVATAPPSAPPAPPPPPPPAPPPPPPSVLHQSTSALDLIKERREKNACAGKTSVKNNPKKPDMPNMLEILKDMNSVKLRSVKRSEQDVKPKPVDAADPATLIAEALKKKFAYRYRSESQSEVEKGIPKSESEATSGTVLFGPHMLKSTGKMKALIENVSTS; translated from the exons CTTACCAGCCCTACAGCCGAATGGAGCCCCAGCCACCCAGGAGAGGATGCAGTGGCGTCTTTTGCTGATGTTGGGTGGGTagccagagaggaaggagagtgcTCGACAAGACGAAG GACACAGGTCAGGTCAAGGCAGCCCCTTCAGGATGACTTTCCTTTCCTTGAGAAGCCCCCAAGCAGGCAGTTTTCCTTACCAGACCTGTCTCCAAAGGAGTGTCAGCTGCAGAGCACGACGCTGGCGAACGAGGAGGCACTGCAGAAGATCTGTGCCCTCGAAAATGAACTCGCTGCTCTCAGAGCTCAGATTGCCAAAATCGTGACCCTGCAGGAACAGCAAAACCTCAGTGCAG GTGATTTGGAATCTGCCACAGCTGTCGCCACAGCACCGCCCTCTGCCCCGCCAGCGccccctccgcccccgcccccggcgcccccgcccccccctcCATCAGTGCTCCACCAAAGCACATCTGCTCTTGATCTGATTAAAGAGCGAAGAGAGAAGAACGCCTGTGCTGGGAAGACTTCAGTCAAGAACAATCCAAAGAAACCTGACATGCCAAATATGCTAGAGATCCTGAAAGACATGAACAGTGTCAAACTTCGGTCAGTAAAAAG GTCAGAACAAGACGTGAAGCCCAAGCCAGTGGATGCTGCTGACCCTGCTACCCTCATAGCAGAGGCTCTGAAAAAGAAATTTGCTTACCGGTATCGAAGTGAGAGCCAAAGTGAAGTTGAAAAAGGAATTCCAAAGTCTGAATCCGAGGCCACCTCCGGAACAGTGTTG tTTGGGCCACACATGTTGAAGTCTACAGGAAAAATGAAGGCTTTAATTGAGAATGTTTCAACTTCCTAA